Part of the Marinobacterium rhizophilum genome is shown below.
AATGTACACGCTGACCTTGGGGCTTGCGTCCACTCAGACCAACTTCGCGCAGTCTGAGGGCCTGGGTTTTCTGATGGCACAGGCGGTGTTCGCAAGCTTACCAGTGTTCATCGTCTATCTGTTCTTTCAGAAATACATCGTTGCAGCTGTGTCGGGTAAAACCGTACGTTGAGGAGACCACCACGGGCTCACTGCGATGTATTGGTGATGCGCTTAATCCAGTTCTGCGTCGCATCCGGCGCGGTTTTCGTCCAGGGGAAATCGAAATGAAAAAGAAAAAATATGACTATAACTATAAGGAGAGTGTCATGACGAAAAAATCCCTTATCAAGAGTATTGTCGGCGTCGCGTTGGCCGCCGCCCTCACCCAACCGGTTGCAGCTCAACAGGAGACCGAGGTTACGCTTTCGCGTTTTTTCGGCTCCTGTGAGGCTGATTATGGAAGTGTGGCTGACGTAACCAAGGCGCGTGGCGAATGTGGAATAATCACTGCGCTTGTCAACAAGTTTAATACGACGAACGAACTTGGAGTCGTCGTTAAACCACAGGTCGCTGAATGGGCTACCTACTACGATCAGCTTACCGCTCGGCTGGCGGCCAGAGACGTACCGACCATTGCAATAATGCACGAGTCGGTACTCGGCGACTTTGTTGCGCGCAAATTGGTTGAGCCTCTCGATGAGGGCTTCGAGCAGGTTGGCATCGACACCGCAAATTTCACTGAACAGGCCGCCCGTGGCACGATAATCGATGGCACGACCTATGCGATGCCATTCGATACCTGGGCCTGGCTGTGGCACTTTAATCTGAACTTGTTCGAACAGGCCGGTTTAACCCAAGCCGATGGTTCCCCGGTGTTACCAAAAAATCCTGATGAGCTCTTAATACAAGCTCGCCAGTTCAAGGACGCTACTGGTAAACCGTACTTCGGATGGATTACTGCTGGCGAAAGCGTTGCGCCGACACGTACTTTTCTTACGCTGGTCAATCAGCAGGGGGGAGAACTGTTCAGGGATAGTGGTCATCGTATCGACATGCAAGGCAAGGAAGCCGACATCGCGCTCAATTTGATGAAACAGCTCTGGAACGAAGGCCATATAAAGCAGGGGCTGGACTACAGCGGCGCTCAGCAGGCCTATCTGAATGGTGATGTAGGCATCAATGTCAATGGAACTTGGGTTATCGATAATTTTGTGGCCGCCTCACAAAAGGCTGGCTCGCCACTCGAAGATGGATATACCGTGGTCCCGTTCGCGACCCTGTATGATCAGAAGGCGGTATTCGCGGATGGCCACAGCTGGGTCGTGCTCAAAGGTGGAGCCAAGAATGAGAAGGAGCGCGCCGGGGCGCTGGCGTTCTTGAAGTTCCTATGGGATCACAACTACGAGTGGTCGCGTACCGGCCACCTCCCTGTGAGTAAAAGTATCATCGACAGCGAGGAGTTCCACTCGTTGCCATTCCGTACCAATATCCTCGAAATCTCCAGCACCGGCAGAACAATGCCGAGCAATGTAGCGCGTCAGCGCGCAGTAGAGACGATTATTGGCGAAGAAATCTCGAACATGATGCTCAGTGACAAGCCGGCAGATGACGTGAAGCAGTCGATCGAGAAACGAGTCAACAGATTGATCTCCAAGTGATTAGCACTGGGCGCATAACTCCCATTGTAGCGGCGTATTCGGTTCCCTTAACTTGCATCCGGCTAGATGCCGGCTGCGGTTGTTCTCTCAGAAAGGAGTGAAGACATGTTTTCGACACGACTGGTCATAGACGGTGACTTCTCTATAGCACAATTGGATCGGCGAATTTTTGGTACCTTCGTCGAGCACATGGGCCGCTGTGTTTACACCGGTATCTACGAGCCCGGTCACCCCACAGCGGATGAAAATGGCTTTCGTGGTGACGTGATGACTCTCACCCGAGAGCTTGGTGCAACGGTCATCCGCTATCCGGGTGGTAATTTTTTGTCGGGCTATAATTGGGAAGATGGTGTGGGGCCGAAGGAAAAGCGGCCAGTCCGCTTGGACCTAGCATGGTATTCGACTGAGACTAATCAGTTTGGCACTAACGAGTTTATGCAGTGGTGCCGTGATCTCGATGTCGAGCCTATGTTTGCTGTTAACCTCGGTACCCGTGGTCCCGACGAAGCACGGCATTTTCTCGAATATTGTAACCATCCGGGTGGTACTGAGCTATCGGAGTTGCGACGCCAGCATGGCGTTGAAGAGCCTCACGGCATCAAGTTCTGGTGTCTGGGCAATGAGATGGATGGCCCCTGGCAGATTTGCCAGAAAACTGCTGACGAATATGGGCGTATCGCCAAGGAATCTGCCAAGCTAATGCGCATGGTCGATCCGAGCATACAGCTTGCGGCATGCGGATCATCGAAACATGACATGCCTACATACGGTGCCTGGGAAGACCGAGTGCTTGAGCACTGTTTCGATGAGGTCGACTTCATTTCACTGCACCACTATTTCGAAAACCCGCATGAGTCGACCGCAGAGTATCTCGCCAACATCGAGCAGACCGATCTTTTCATCAAGGAAATCGTCGCGGTGGCCGACAGTGTGGCTGCACGGCGGCACTCGTCGAAGCGTATTATGTTGTCCTTTGACGAGTGGAATGTCTGGTACAAGGCACGGACGCCAGAGCATCTTCGCCAGCCGGGTTGGCCGCAGGCGCCGCGATTGCTCGAAGAGGTTTACAATCACGAGGATGCGTTGCTCGTTGGCGGTGCGCTGATTACTATGATGAACAATGCCGATCGCGTAAAAACCGCTTGCCTCGCCCAACTGGCTAATGTCATCGGGCCAATCATGACAGAGCCCGGCGGCGCGGCGTGGCGGCAGACGATCTTTTTTCCATTTGCACAAGCCGCAAAATACGCGAAGGGGCGTGTCTTGCGCAGCCTTATCGAGTCGCCGAGTTACCAGGCGGAGACATTTCCAGAGGTTAAGTATCTTTGTGCAACCGTTGTGCACGATGACGAGAGCGGGCAGACAGCCGTCTTCGCGCTTAACCGGCACCTCAGCGAGGCCCAGGAAATCACCGTTGAGCTACGGGGCTTGGGCGAGGAGTTACGATTGGTAGAGGCGACCGAGCTTCACCACACTGATATGAAGGCGATAAATACGCAGTCGTCGCCTCATGAGGTGTGGCCGGAAACAAATGCTGCAGTAACGATTGACGGCGCTTTTGTCAAAGCGCGCTTCAAGCCCGGGTCTTGGAACGTAATTGTACTGAGTAATACAGCCGCGTGATGAGGAATACCCTGTTGGCCGGGTTTCAGACCTGGCCGACAGGGTAGTACCTTAAACGGGCTACCATTAATCAGAATAGTGATACTCAGGTATCTTGGTTGTTTGGCGAATAGAAATGTGAACTCTAAAAATAATGGTTAGCCAGTTGTATTTAATTTTTTTCTTTGGCTTAAAGGCTATTTTTATTACTGGTATGATTGACTTTAATAGTTATAACTTTGGAGTTCTATTTTTAGGTTTCTATATTCTTCATGGTTGAAGTGTGTTAGTAATGCCGTATGACCGTTTACGACCATAGAAAGTTTTTACCTATACATTGCTGTTACGGTTGAATATTTTAATGTTTTATTTTATTTTGTATTTATCTGAAAATGTTATCAGTGAAAACGAAAGCATCGTGAATGTTTTAGTATCTAATGACATGTTTGTTAAATATTTTTGCAGTATATATGGATTGTTCTCTTAAGTATTTAAAATCGCCCTCCAAGGAGGAACTTATTGAATTTATTTGACTGCAGGCTCAAGTGTTATTTTCTTTGTTGGTCTTAGGAGTAGATTGAGAATGGCGGTTACCATAGTTGATAGCAGGTCCTGCCTTCTTGGTGAGGGACCCTTGTGGCATCCTGAGCGGCAGCAGCTGTTCTGGTTCGACATTATCGGCAAGACGTTGCTGACCAGGCCCAAAAGCGGGGAAGAGCAAGAGTGGTCTTTCGATGAATACGTCTCGGCTGCGGGCTGGGTCGACGGCGATAGCCTGCTGATTGCTGGCGAAACCGGCCTGTTCCAATTCGATCTGCAGAGCGGAAACCGTCAGCCTGTATGCAAGCTCGAAGCTGACAATTCCGTGACCCGCTCGAATGATGGCCGCGCCGACCCTTGGGGCGGTTTCTGGATCGGCACCATGGGCAGGAATGCGGAACCCGACGCAGGCGCCATCTACCGTTACTACCGGGGCGAGTTGCGCCGGCTTTTTGCACCTATTACCATTTCCAATGCAATCTGTTTCTCGCCAGATCGACGTTACGGTTATTTTGCCGATACGGCACGGCGGATCATCTGGCGCCAGACGCTTGAATCCAGGAACGGGTGGCCAGCGGGAGAGCTGGAAGTCTTTCTCGATTGCCGCAAGAAGGGGTTAAATCCGGACGGGGCTGTCGTGGACAGTGTTGGACGGCTTTGGAATGCCCAATGGGGCGCCTCACGTATCGCCTGTTACGATGCTGATGGCTCCTTTGTCTCGGCCATTACGTTTCCGGCAGAGCAGATCTCCTGTCCTGCCTTCGGTGGTATCAAACTCGACAGACTTTATGCAACCTCGGCCACCGAGGGGTTGTCAGGGGAGCGTTTGAAGCAGCTGCCTACTGCAGGTCAAACCTTTGCCATAGATACCAACGTACAAGGACAAGCAGAATACAGAGTTCTGTTGTAGTTATTAACCCGGCGGGTTAATACATGAAACGGGGATGTTTCATCATTGACCGCAGGCCAATGCGGACCCCATCTATTCACCCAAGGGCACCTCGAAAAACCTCGCCGGCCGGCAGTTCCCTTGAGTAAAATCGACAACGCCTGACTCAGCCACGGACCGACAGCGATGAAGAAGCCACGCAGCGCCATCAAGACCGACCTGTTTGCCGCCGACCAGCACCGGCAGAAGATTGACCACCTGGGTGACCCGCTGGCCGAGATCAATATGCACATCGACTTTTCCGCGTTGGCCACTGCGGTGGATTGTGTCGCGCCACGCCCGGTCAGCTCGAAGGGCGGCCGACCGCCGTTTCCGACTGAAACGATGGTACGGATTCTGGTGCTCAAGCGGCTCTACAACCTGTCTGACGAACAGATGGAATACCAGTTGCTGGATCGCATGAGCTACCAACGCTTTTGCGGGCTGACGCATGCCAGCAACATACCGGATCGGACCACGATCTGGACGTTCGAAAACCGGATTGGTGAAGCGGGCGCCCAAGCCCTGTTCGATGGCGTGGCTGACCAACTCATGCGCAAGGGCTATATCGCGCGCGGTGGCCAGATCATCGATGCGACGCTGGTTCCAGCACCCAGGCAGCAGATCCGCCGCCACGAGAAAGAGATTATCGAGCAGCAGGCGACACCGGCCGATTGGAAGCCCGCTCAGCGCCGGCAAAAAGACCTGGATGCCACCTGGACCAAAAAGCATGGTAAAAGCCACTTCGGCTACAAGCTGTCGATCAATGTAGACAAGCGCTACAAGATCATCCGCGAATTTAAGCCCGACACCGCCTCGGTGCATGACAGTCGCCATTTCGAGCAGGTGCTTGACCCCTTTAACACCAGCCAGGATGTCTATGCCGATCGCGGTTATGCCAGCCAAGCGCGGGAAGCGTCACTCAAGCAGAGCGGTAACCGCCCCCAAATCCAACGCAAAGGCGCGCGCAACCGGCCGCTATCCGAGTGCCAGCAGCGGCGCAATCACCGCATCGCCAAGACCCGCGCCCGCGTCGAACATGTGTTCGGCGCGATGGATCAGATGGGTGGCATGCTAATTCGAACCATCATCGCTGGCCCAATAAGTACTTCGCTGCTGCCGGGCTTTTCACCTTATTAGAAGCCTGGCAGAAGGCGAGCCAATCACGATGTTGAAACCACCGACTGGAGAGCCGTGTGCGGGAGAACCGCATGCACGGTTCGGAGGGCGGGGAGGCTAAGCCTCTCCGACCCCTATCTGTTTCTCGATATCATTCCGGCTGGTGATGTATTTGCCGGCCAGGTTAGTAATAACTAGCCGGTTTGATGCCTGGTTTCATTCTCAATGCTGATCTTATAGAGCCCGATAATGATAATAGAAAGACAACTATACGCCCGTGATGCGCAATTGGGGGATATTCAGCAGTACTGGCTGAGCAATGACCGCGGCGTCCGTGTCGGTGTGCTGAATTATGGCCTTACCCTTACCGATTTTATCGTTCCGGATTGCGAAGGCAACTCCGTGAACGTGGTACTGGGCTTCCCGAACTTTGCCACTCTCAGGCACCAGACGGCTTTTGTTAATGCCACAATCGGACGCTATGCCAACCGTATCGCCAATGCCCGGCTACCGGTACTGGATGAAGACTTCAATCTGGCCAAGAATGAAGACCAACACCATCTGCATGGTGGTCCAGGCGGTTTTGATAAATGCATCTGGGCTGTTGAAAGGATATACAGCGATAAGGAGGGGGCTACGCTAACCGCACGATTGCTCTCGGCGGACGGCGATGAGCATTATCCAGGCACGCTGGATTGCGGTGTGACACTACGCCTGGACAATGATAACCGCCTGACGTTCACAGTGCTAGCCACCTCTGATCGCGCCACCCATGTCAATATTACCAGTCATCTCTATTTCAATCTGTCAGGCCGCGATGACAACAGCATCAAAGACCACCGCTTCTTAATTCCCAGTAACCAGGTTGTTGAGATAGACCGTTCTGGCATTCCAACCGGCTCGATTGTGCCGATCAATGACACAGCCCTGGACTTCAGCCGGGCAAGATCCCTTGAGGAGGCGCTGGCACCCTCTGATCCACTCCTTGCACTGCGCGGCGGAATCGACCACTGCTATGTCTTCAAGTGTCACAATTCCGCGGAAAATCTGAGAATGGCGAGTGCTTTCTGTGAGGCGACGGGGTTGCAGCTACAGTTGGTTTCGACGCAGCCGGGTATGCAGTTCTATACGGGCCAATATCTGCAGAGTCTGGCTGGTCGTGGTGGTAAAGACTATGGCCCTTTCGCCGGCTTTTGTCTGGAACCCCAGCATTTTCCGGACACACCGAATCAACCGGCCTTTCCGTCGACTCTGCTGATGCCTGGTGACACCTATAAACAGTGCTTCAGTTATCGTGTCGAAGTATTGAAAGGCGTTTGATATTTGATCAGCTTGTGAGCTGTTGGGCATTAAACTGAAGGAGTTCCTTCGTTTGCAGCCCCGCGCGGTACATTACAAGCCAAGCGGTTGTACGCGAATCAATATCCGGGATATCGGGTGATGTTGTTCGGTTTTGGGCGTGCTTCCCAGGAGCTTCCGCCGTGCGCTCAGGGTTTCGGCATGGTGGCCGTTTCGGCTTGTCTTTCGGTATATCCATCGGAGGGGCCGTGCCGCGTAGTTGCGCCTCGAGCTCGTCGCCGAACCACCAATTCAGGTCTTCGCCGCAGAGGGCGCTCAGTACCGGCAGCTGCGCTTGTTTGCACGCCATATCGTAACCTGTACCCTGCAGCTGGACAGCGCCGACACGGCGCAGGCGCAGGCGCAGGCCTTGCTGCCGATCCTCGAGCGCAAGGCCGGGCGGGTGCTGGCCAATGGCTTTCCCACCGGGGTCGAGGTGTCCGATACCATGGTGCATGGCGGGCCTTACCCGGCGTCCACCAATTTCGGCGCCACCTCCGTGGGCACGATGTCGATCCGTCGCTTCCTGCGCCCGGTGTGCTACCAGAACATTCCAGCGGACCTGCTGCCGGAAGATCTGCGCTAGGAGGCTGTCCGACAATACTCAACCTACTACGAGCTATCTGGATTTGGCTGTTTTTTGTGCTGTTTTTCGTAGAATAGAACCACTATTCGCCTCAAAACACCGCAAAAACCCGCTCAAACCAGCCGGCTCTCGCTACGGCCAGCATTCTCGGACAGCCTCCTAGTTCGCCCGCGCAGCAGATTCCCACCATTTCTCGATTTCATTCCGGCTGATGATGGATTTGCCGGCCAGGTTACTAATCACTTCACACCAGCAGCGCTTTCATCGGTGGACCTTCGTTCAGCAGTGTTTTCAGGCGCTGCAGCGCAAGCTGCAGCAACTCCCGTGTGGGCGGCGGCGTGATGCAGATGCGTACCGCCTGGGGCGCCGGCTGGCTGCCCACGCAGAAGGGTTCGGCACCAATCAGGGTGACACCGCTCTCCGCGGCCTGCTGCACGAAATCGACTGCCCGCCAGGGGTCGGGCAATAGCAGCCAGGCATGCAGACCACAGGGGTGGTAATTCAGTTCATATCCTTGCAGGCATTCAAGCATGAGCTGTTGGCGGGCTGCCAGTTCCTGCCATTGCCAGGCGATGAGGCTGTCGGCCATGCCGGACTCGAACCATTCGCAGGCGATGGCCCCCGGCAGGCTGGCGGTGGCCCAGCACTGGGCCCGCAGCCCGGCGCCGAGCTGTGTCATCAGGCTGGCCGGCGCGCGCAGGGCGCCAAAACGCAGGCCCCCGGCCAGGATCTTCGAAACGCTGAAAATGTACAGTGAGCGCTCCGGCGCCAGCTGGTAAAAAGCCTGGCCGCGATGCTCCGGGGCGACGTACTGCACCCCATCCTCCAGCAGCAGCAGGTCATGGCGCCGGGCCACCGCGACGATGGCTTCGCGCCGGGCCTGGCTCATCTGTGCCCCGGTGGGGTTGTTGTGCTCGGGCATCAGGTACAGCAGGCGGATGCGCTGTTGCTGGCAGAGCCTGTCCAGCGCATCCGGGCGCATACCCTGGGCATCCATCGGCACGGCCAGGTGCTTGAGTCCCAGCTGGCGGGCGGCGGCGATCATGCCGGGGTAGGTCAGGGCATCGGAAGCCACGGCTTCGCCGGGGCGTACCAGCACCTGCAGCGCCAGGAAGTCGGCGTGCTGGCCGCCGTCGGTCAGCACCAGCTCGTCGGCCGCCATGGGCAGGCCCTGGGCGCTGAGCCAGCGGGCAAGGCTCGCCCGCTGTGCGGCATTGCCCTGTTCGGGCTGGTAATTCAGTGCCGTCAGCACCACGTCGGAGTTGCTGGCCAGGCGTTCCATCAGGGCGGACAGCTGCTGCTGGCGCAGCGGCGTCTCGATCGGGGTGCTCAGTGACAGGTCAATGCTGTTCTGGTCGGCGGCGGACAGGTGACGAAAGCCGGACGCCGGTGCCTGCTGCGCCCGCACCCGGGTGCCACTGCCGATCCGGGCCTCCACCAGGCCGCGGCGTTCCGCCTCGCGGTAGGCGCGGGTGACGGTGCCAACGGTCACCTGCAGTGCGTCCGCCAGCAGGCGCTGCGGTGGCAGGCGGTCGCCGGGTTTGAGGCTGCCGTCGGCAATATCGCCGGCCAGCTGATCGACCAGGGCCTTGTAGAGCGGGCCTTTGCGGTCGGGTTCTGGCAGCCAGTGGCAGCGCGCGCGTGCGCGGTCCTGAACAGTCATGGTCTTCTCCGGCGGGGCATTCTGTTGGGGGCCGTTTTGTCGGGGGTGCAATTGATTGTATGCGTGACAAAATCGTAATTGAACCCTCAGTGTCGCTGGATAATACTGTCTTCTGTCGAATTTTTTCAATATTAATGGCGGTTTGGTGTTAATTGTATCCGTACAATTTCACCGGTCGACCCATAAAGCCGAGGTGCGCCATGCGGCCCGTCCGATTGCCCTGTTTTGAAAAGCTCTGCTCCCCGTGCAGCCGGGAGGTATTCGCATGAGTGTGTCGGCGGCTGAACTGCTGGCGCTGACCGGCCCGATGATGCTGTTTGCCTTCAGCATGTCCGCTACGCCCGGCCCGAATAACATGATGCTCACCGCCTCCGGTGCGCTCTACGGCTTTCGCCGCACCTTGCCCCACATGCTGGGTATCTCCATCGGGGTGATGGTACTGATGATGGCCGTGGCGATGGGACTGAACGCGGTGTTCTTGCAATGGCCGGCCCTGCAGCAGGGGCTCAAGCTGGTGGGCAGCCTCTACCTGCTCTGGCTGGCCTGGAAGATCGCCACGGCGCCTGCGCCGGATCGGCTCGGTGTTGCGGCCGATGGCTCGGGGCCGCTGACGTTCTGGCAGGCGGCGGCTTTCCAGTTCGCCAACCCCAAGGCCTGGGTGATGGCGATCAGCGGCATCGCCTCCTTTACCCTGAGCGGCGACGCTTTCATTGCCTCGGTGGTGGTGGTGATCGGGGTGATGGGACTGGTGAACCTGCCGTCGATTGCGCTCTGGGCCGGGTTCGGGGTGGCGCTGGGGCGACGTCTGAAAACCCCCATGCACTGGCGGCTGTTCAACCTGGTGATGGGCGGGCTGACGGCGGCCTGTGTCAGCCTGATTCTGCTGTGACAAGGCCGCCACCGTGCAGTGCGCGGTGGCGGTTTGCGGGGAGCGGCTTAGTGAATTGGCTGGCCGACTCTTACCAGTTTCAAGGTGTTGGTGCCGCCGTGCACGTTCATGTAGTCCCCCTTGGTGATCAGCACCAGGTCGCCATCGGCCACCACATCCAGCTCCTTGAGGGCATCCACGGCCTGCTGGTTGATCTGGTCGTTCGACAGGACGGACAGGTCGTAGGCCAGCGGGTTCACACCGCGGAACAGCGCTACGCGACGCAGGGTTTCGCCGCTGGGCGCCAGCGCGAAGATCGGCAGTGACGAGCTCATGCGGGACATCAGCAGCGGTGTGGCACCGGTGGCCGTCATGCAGACCAGGGCCTTGACCCCCACCAGGTGGTTGGCGGCGTACATGGCGGCCAGGCCGATGGTTTCGTCGATCTGGGTGAACTCCTGGTTGATGCGGTGTTTTGAGCTGTGCATGCTCGGGTGCTTTTCGGCACCGTTGATCACACGCACCATGGCTTCCACTGTTTCCACCGGGTAGTCGCCGGCGGCGGTTTCGGCCGACAGCATCACCGCATCGGTGCCATCGAACACGGCATTGGCCACGTCTGAAACCTCGGCGCGGGTCGGCATCGGGCTGCTGATCATGGACTCCATCATCTGGGTGGCGGTGATCACGATCTTGTTGCGCTTGCGGGCGCGCTCGATGATCTGCTTCTGCACGCCAATCAGCTCGGCATCGCCGATTTCCACGCCCAGGTCACCGCGCGCCACCATCACGCCGTTGGATGCATCGATAATGCCGTCCAGCACCTCGGTGCTGCTGACCGCCTCGGCCCGTTCAACCTTGGCGATGATACCGGCCTTGCTGCCGGTGGCTTCGAGCAGGTCGCGGGCATAGCGGATATCGTCGCCGCTGCGGGGGAAGGACACGGCCAGGTAGTCCACGCCGATCTTTGCCGCCGCCAGGATATCGGCCTTGTCCTTGTCGGTCAGGGCTTCTGCCGAGAGGCCGCCGCCCTGGCGGTTAATGCCCTTGTTGTTGGACAGCTTGCCGCCGATCTGCACTTGGGTGTGGATTTCGCGGCCCTGCACGCCGCTGACTTCCAGCACCAGGCGGCCGTCATCCAGCAGCAGGATATCGCCGGCGCTGCAGTCATCCACCAGTTCCTTGTAGTCGATACCGACCCGCTGCTGGTTGCCGGCATCTTTCGCCAGGGCCGCATCCAGGATAAAACTGTCGCCGGCGGCCAGGCATACCGGGCCTTCGGCAAAGCGGGAGATACGAATCTTGGGGCCCTGCAGGTCGCCCAGGATGGCGACATAGCGGCCCTGGGCGCGGGCAGTTTCGCGCACCCGGTCAGCCCGCAGCTGGTGTTCTTCGGCGGTGCCGTGGGAGAAGTTGAGCCGTACCACGTCGACGCCGGCCTTGACCAGGCGGGCGATTTGTTCCGGGGTTTCGCTGGATGGGCCTAGGGTCGCAACTATCTTGGTTCTTCTCACTGGAGCACCTGCGCTGTGGATTCGGACTGCGTTAATTATTACCGCTGCTGTGTTACAGGGCTTCGTTCAGGCGCCAGAAAAAAAGCACGCCGGCGGCTTGTTTTTTGTGCAAGTGAACAGTCATGATGCTGGCTGGGAACCCGTGCAGCGCTCAGGCGCACAAGAGTGAAAGCGATGTTTATAGACCGACAGATGGCGCAGAAAATCGTCGATCGGGCGATGAAAATCACCGGTGTGAACGTCAACGTGATGGATCACCACGGTGTCATTATTGGTTCCGGCGATCCACTGCGCATCGATCAGTTGCACGAGGGCGCGCTGCATGTGCTCAGCAGCCAGAGCGAGGTGGACATTGCCCGGGACCAGGCCGGCAGGCTCAGCGGTGCGCGTGGCGGCGTCAACCTGCCGATCCGCAGCAGCGGCGATATCATCGGTGTAGTGGGCATTACCGGCGAGCCGGAGGAGGTGCGTCGTTACGCCGACCTGGTGGTCATGACGGCCGAGCTGATTGTGGAACAGGCGGCACTGACCGCAGAAGTGCAATGGGACAGCCGCCAGCGCGAGAGCGTGCTGCTGCGCCTGATCGAGGGGGGCAAGACCGATTCGCTGTTCGAGGATCGCCTGGCGCGGCTGCAGCTTGATCTGGGCGTGCCGCGGGTGGCTCTGGTGCTGGATATCGTGCAGTCCGGCAGCGGCGCCGATCTGCCGCTGGCGCAATTGCAGCAACTGCAACAGCAGCTGCAGCAACAGGCGGAGTCCGGTGGCCATGGCAGCCTGCTGGCCATTACCACGGCGCGCCAGCTGGTAATGCTGCTGCCCGTTAGCCTGGTCGAGGCGCAGGCTCAGCAGGCGTGCCCGCGCTGGGATCGCAGCCTGCTGCGGCGCCAGCTTGAGGGTCGTTTCAGGCTGCTGGGTCAGCAACCGGGGGTGCAGTACCGCGCCTGTGTGGGTGACTATTTTAGCGCCAGTGACGGCCTGGCCCAGTCCTATCGCAGCGCGCTCAAGACCCTGGCCGTAACGCGGGACAGCACGCCCGCCGGCCGCCTGAGCTTTGCCGCCGACGTGGCACTGGACCTGTTGCTGCTGGACGGGGCCCAGGGCTGGGCCGGCCGGCAACTGCTGCACGCATTCGACAGCTTTCTGGCGCAGGACAAGAACGGCGCCCTGCAGAAAACCCTGGAAACCTACCTGGCCGAGAACATGGACCTGGCGCGCACGGCAGCGCAGCTCCATATTCACCGCAATACCCTGCGCTACCGGCTCGACAAGATCGGCACCCTGCTGCAACTGGACCTGGGGCGGGTCGATCAGTTGCTGCAGCTGCTTGTCACCCTGCGCCTGCACAGCCTCAGGCGGGCGGGCCGGTAA
Proteins encoded:
- the pyk gene encoding pyruvate kinase; the encoded protein is MRRTKIVATLGPSSETPEQIARLVKAGVDVVRLNFSHGTAEEHQLRADRVRETARAQGRYVAILGDLQGPKIRISRFAEGPVCLAAGDSFILDAALAKDAGNQQRVGIDYKELVDDCSAGDILLLDDGRLVLEVSGVQGREIHTQVQIGGKLSNNKGINRQGGGLSAEALTDKDKADILAAAKIGVDYLAVSFPRSGDDIRYARDLLEATGSKAGIIAKVERAEAVSSTEVLDGIIDASNGVMVARGDLGVEIGDAELIGVQKQIIERARKRNKIVITATQMMESMISSPMPTRAEVSDVANAVFDGTDAVMLSAETAAGDYPVETVEAMVRVINGAEKHPSMHSSKHRINQEFTQIDETIGLAAMYAANHLVGVKALVCMTATGATPLLMSRMSSSLPIFALAPSGETLRRVALFRGVNPLAYDLSVLSNDQINQQAVDALKELDVVADGDLVLITKGDYMNVHGGTNTLKLVRVGQPIH
- a CDS encoding sugar diacid recognition domain-containing protein, which codes for MFIDRQMAQKIVDRAMKITGVNVNVMDHHGVIIGSGDPLRIDQLHEGALHVLSSQSEVDIARDQAGRLSGARGGVNLPIRSSGDIIGVVGITGEPEEVRRYADLVVMTAELIVEQAALTAEVQWDSRQRESVLLRLIEGGKTDSLFEDRLARLQLDLGVPRVALVLDIVQSGSGADLPLAQLQQLQQQLQQQAESGGHGSLLAITTARQLVMLLPVSLVEAQAQQACPRWDRSLLRRQLEGRFRLLGQQPGVQYRACVGDYFSASDGLAQSYRSALKTLAVTRDSTPAGRLSFAADVALDLLLLDGAQGWAGRQLLHAFDSFLAQDKNGALQKTLETYLAENMDLARTAAQLHIHRNTLRYRLDKIGTLLQLDLGRVDQLLQLLVTLRLHSLRRAGR